The region CAATATAGTTTAATTTTCCCTTATTCAAATCCCTTATTTTAGAAGGATTAAAATTttagtttgaataaaattaactcacatgctttttaAGTCTTGACTTAAAGACTTAAAGAGACGACTTTATTGGTCTCAAGGGTGACTGACTGAATCTAATTTTCTCCCGGGGAGATTACAACAACCACGTTATAGGACTAGCTCCAAGTGATAGTTTGTTGACCAAACAAGAGActgactgtttttttttttgttttaaattgaAGACTACACATTTTAGACTAGGTGGTTTGACCACAATTATACATACTgctttcatttttcaaaaatatgttTTATTACAAAATATTACTTATAACATgaaaaaataatacaatttttaCTCCTGAGTTTTAAtgatggcttaattgcaactttggtccttgACGTTTATCAATTTCatgattttagtcccccacctaatttaattacacagatggtccctgactttgctggcagtctgcaacgttggtcctaccgtttgtttgttaatggaggatgtttacgtggatggtcacttagctgatgtggaagttgaattggagagagaaagagaccagcaactgattcaaccttcttcctcgcctctagggactcgttcgttctttatctcttcccttTTCGCTAAATCTCAAGTTTCGAAACATCTTCCTTATGGTGCTCTAttttttaaggaggaagagggtagaagaTTACCGTTGCAGGTCTCACGTGCAACTCACGTGCTCCGCTCTCTCTTCAGTCCTTCTTTCTATCTCCAATTGgacatccacgtaagcctccttcGTTAACAAATAAACGACAGAACCAACATTGCAAACGggcagcaaagtcagggaccatccgtgtaattaaattaggtgggggactaaaattgtgaaattggtaaacgtcagggaccaaagttgtaattaagcctttaATGAACTATgtgttataaattaaaatatttatattactATTAAGGTGTTGGTCAAGTCgtaaaaagttataaaaagttAGATAAGGGTAAGAACAAAAGTTCAAAACTTGTAGATGGACATCTATAATTTCTTGAACGCTCATTCATGTGGAaagacaaaataaaatatatttattcaatCACAATAATGATTTAAACATGTTTTTAGTCCCGATAAAATATAATTGATTTGATGAAATTTGTGAAATTAGTCTCTTGGTTTATTTTGTAGCAGTTAAAAATCAGCGTTAATACACAAAATCATCATAAAAAGTACAACAGAAACTAATTTCACatatttcattattattttagACTAAaatacatgaattttttttaaagagatcAAATTCAATTAACACCATTTAAATGGACAAAAAACATATTTGACTCATAAAATATTTGCTTAGATGAACTTATCCAGGACTTTTAGTAATCCTGCATCTACTTTTAATTCTTACGCAACTTCTTAgctgtttgtttaacttttttCTTATGACTCTTGCACAAAAACGCAAATGATTAAATTGGAGGGTAGTTTCTGCGGGCTGTTCACTCCTTGAAGCCCCACCCACACTTGACAATTGGAAAGAAGTAGCACACTGGAAATCTAGAAAACCATCATTCCTATATCACTTTAGGGCAACTTgcataatataattatatatagtcTATAGACcttttattttttggtcaattATAGTCTATAGACCTAGACGTTCAAATCTAATATATAGATTTGTGTGGTGAATTCTATAATCTACTATTTTAAAATTGTCATGATAAAACTAAtatgtttttcactttttcccCAATAAAAATTATTCAGACTAACATCAAGAATCTTGATCTAGATGATGAAAAGCATAATGTTGATGTCGTTTTAGCTCAATTCCGCCGATGAACATTATGGTTCATAAATCATTTTTTGTTGTCGAGATGGATGGTGCTTCATCGTTATATCAAAAGTCTTATACGTCCTCCATCATCACTTTGGGGGTCCTTTATTTTCACGTTTAGGATCATCCACTGTCCCATATCATCACTGTTGCGTTAAAGTAACACACATACTCACATTCTATCGCAAAAATAATATGAGAAATTTTTTTTGCTATAGAATCCAAAGGACTAAGGCATGAATACTTGGTTCAAAAAAATCACATGTTTTTGAAAGGTAAAATATAGGTGATGTCATTTAAATGAGAATAGGTGATGTCATAAATAATTATTCATAAGTGTCATTTTCCCCCTTCAAAGTTCAAAGTGTATCCATCCATCTAATAATAGTACTATAATAACATGTAGTAATGGATGAACTCTGCATCAGCATCTCATTTACTACCAAACCTCACCTCACCATGTGGGTTGCTCCTCCacacttcctcctcctcctcctcctcctactcaccaccaccaccaccttcccaACAACCCACTCACTCTCCTTCAACATCACCAACTTCGACGACGACACCACCGCCATCGCCTACGAAGGTGACGGAAAATCCACCAACGGCTCCATCGACCTCAACAAAGTCTCCTACTTCTTCCGCGTCGGAAGAGCCATCTCCGCCCAACCCCTCCACCTCTACGACCCAACAACCAAAACACTCACCGACTTCACCACCCGCTTCACCTTCACCATCTCCGCCATCAACAAAACCTCCTACGGCGATGGCTTCGCCTTCTACCTCGCCCCTCTCGGCTACCAAATCCCACCCAACTCCGCCGGCGGCACCTTCGGCCTCTTCAACgccaccaccaacaacaacctccCTCAAAACCATGTCGTCGCCGTCGAGTTCGACACCTTCGTCGGCTCCACCGACCCCGCCGTCAAACACGTCGGCATCGACGATAACTCCCTCACCTCTGTCGCCTTCGCCGCCTTCGACATTGATAGAAACCTCGGGAAACCCTGTCACGTTCTCATCACCTACGATGCTTCCTCGAAGACCCTTTTCGTCGCTTGGTCGTTCAAGGGAAGAATCGAGAACAACAACAACGATTCGGGTTCTCCCAATTCGTCTCTTACATACAAAATTGACCTAATGCAGATTCTCCCTGAGTTGGTGAATGTAGGGTTTTCAGCTTCCACTGGGCTTTCCACTGAGCAGAATGTGATTCAAGCTTGGGAGTTCAGTTCAACTTTGAATTCCACGATTCTGGATGGAAGCAATGGGAAGAGCAAGAGCTCTCACTCTCGAATTGTTGTGGTTGTTGCGGCGGCGGTTGGTTCGATTTTTCTGGTGCTTTTGGGGGCTGTTGTTGGGTATTTGGTTGTgtggaagaagagaagaggggaatTTGATGGTGAGGGTGATGAGGATGGAGGTTTGATTTCAgtgaaatttgatttggataaAGGGACTATACCAAGAAGATTTGATTATAAGGAGCTGGTTGAAGCTACTAATGGATTTGCAGATGATAGAATGCTTGGGAGAGGAGGGTATGGACAGGTTTACAAAGGGGTTTTGAGCTATTTAGGAAGGGTTGTTGCTGTCAAGAGGATCTTTGCTGATTTTGAAAATTCGGAGACCGTGTTCATTAATGAGGTTCGGATCATAAGCCGGTTGATACATCGGAACCTAGTTCAATTCATAGGGTGGTGTCATGAGGAAGGAGAGTTTTTGCTTGTTTTTGAGTACATGATGAATGGAAGCCTTGACACTCATTTGTTTGGGAACAAGAAGAATTTGCCCTGGGAAGTGAGGTATAAAGTGGCTCTAGGTGTGGCGCAAGCGCTTCGTTATCTTCATGAGGACGCGGAGCAGTGTGTTCTTCATAGGGATATTAAGTCGGCGAATGTGTTGTTGGACAATGATTTTAGCACTAAGCTTGGGGATTTTGGGATGGCGAAGTTGGTGGATCCGAGGTTGAGGACTCAGAGGACCGGTGTGGTTGGGACTTATGGGTATTTAGCGCCGGAATACATTAATGGAGGGAGGGCTAGTAAGGAATCTGATATGTACAGTTTTGGGATTGTGGCTATGGAGATTGCAAGTGGGAGGAGGATTTTTCAGGATGGGGACTTTCATGTGCCTCTGTTGAATTGGGTGTGGGGACTTTATGTGGAAGGGAATGTTTTGGATGCTGCTGATGGGAGATTGAACAAGGAGTTTGATGTGAATCAAATGACTAGCTTGCTCATTGTGGGGCTGTGGTGTACTCATCCAAATGACAAGGAAAGGCCAAAGGCTGCAGAAGTGATTAAGGTTCTTCAACTCGAAGCGCCGTTGCCGGAGATTCCGCTCGACATGCATGATCGTCTTCCTCATTCAGGGTTGCGGCAGGGGCCGCGGCAGCCACCACCGCCCCCGCCCAATTACTCTTCACAACCACCACCCATCACCCACAGCCTTGTTAGTGTTGGCACCAACAGCCTTGTTAGTGTTGGCCGTTAATTGATTTGAGTTACACCATTCTGAGCAGCTATGTGCATTTTTTTGTGTGGAAGATGTGCTTCTTTATGTTCAATTGAATTCATTCAATGCAACACCCGGCGGTTGGTTCAAATTGTACATATTTGATTGAGTTTGAAAAAATGTCTCGAATGCAAGCCCCAATAGAATATGGATGTCTGAGGCGAGAACAAGATTGTCTCCGTATAGGATGTATTTGTgtgttaaataaaaaaaatcattctgTATTTTTATTCCTCTATGTAACAAATTATTTGATACCTTGATAAATGGTTGAGACAGGtcgttttcattttttccttctttttttcctAGTGTTGTTCAATGCCTCATGTtgcattttcacttttttttttaaataactttgTGAATTATAATGATCTAAAACCAAAGGACCCTTAAACTATTCCTAGCAGCTATagttgaattgaaatcattctATGCATTTTGATTCCCCTTGGCACACTATTTGATACCGTGATAAATGCTAGGGACATATAATTTtctctttttgctttttttttctggtGATATTCAATGCCAAGTTGCAAAAGAATTGATAAATTAATTTGGTTGACTGACTTATTAAGACAATATcactattttattattataattatgtCACTTTTTTTGTCGGATAACATTTTGTTGCTCTGTATTTGCTTATACAGCACATCATTTGTACTGCCCAGACAAAATAGCCAGGTAATCAACAAAAAACAAATCCAACACAGCCATATAATAACATACCAGTGGGGCTTAGTTTACTGGTATGAAGAAAATCAATCTACCAATGGAAAAGTCTATAGTAAATAGAGGCAAGAGGATTAAAGTAAATAACAAGGCAAATTGGAGAGAAAAGCTTAACTTTCTGGGTATCTTTGGTACTCAAAATTCattacaattaattatgaaggACTGGAATCTAAATATTTTAGAAAAGAAGTGAATTCAGCAAAACTAGCTCAGAATTTTTAAATAAACCACTTGGGTTTTAGTGTTTCTCTCTTGGGCCTTTTGGAGCTATCTGATAGTATTGGCCCAATATCCCAGCTACCAATTACATATATGTGTACCACACCTATTAATATATATCCCTCACCTTGAATGAATGTCCCTCACTTTCTCACATTGTGTAAGCTACTTATACCTGTCCTCTCAAAATCATCTAATTTTCATCCTTTACTTTTCAAGTTGTATACAAACAAATGGCTAGATTTAAGCAAACACTGGCTTGGTAAATTCCTGTATATGAAATTGAGAATCCCTCAGGATTTCTTTTATGCTTGGCTATTTACCATCAACACTGTGTACAAGGGAAACCAATTCAACATCTATGGTTTCTGAAGTGTCAACAGCAACCTTTGAATTCGCGATTTCGCTCGGAAGAATAGAAGAGTTAGGATCAGCTCTAGGCACCAAAAACAGCAAGCAAAGTGGAGTGATTCTCAGAACGTTCCGGATCAAAATAGCCAACCAAAGATTATCAAACCGTGTTCTTGTAATCTTCAGAACGTGGAGCACTAATCCTCCTCCCCATGATGCTGAGAGAACTCCAAGATTATCAATTGACATTAGGAGAGCAAAGAAAGTGCCTTCAATACCTGAAGGGCAAAGCTTTGTGCTGAGTACAAGCATAGGCATCCACTTGAGCCTACTAGTCATTTGAGCTATGCTTTCCACAACCACAACAAAGAAGTAATCTGGTATACCAAATTTCAGGTTCCATCTCAGGACTAGAATCAGATCAAACATCCCTGACAAACCGTAAAGCAACTGAGTCCAGAAGAGCACGTCTCTGAACGCGTAATCCTTTAGAGCATACTGGTATAGTATTGCACCTAAAAGGGAGCCCACTGAACAAATTGAAAATATGAAGCCAATACTCTCCTGTGTAGGAAAATGTACAACAAAGGTTACTGGCATTATCTGCTATACAGATTTTTAATTCAACTTGGTTAAAATATAAAACTACTGCCATGATATTAAGATAATTTGTTTAAGCAGCAGAAGAATGTCACAGATACCTGAGAGAAAGCTGGTCCATCCTTTGAGTCTGTAGCCCAATAAAACATTCCTTCAAAGATATTTAAACTCAATGCAAGGGATAAATACATGTATAAGCAAGGCCTCCATACATCTTCACTCTTCAATGTATTCCACATAGACTTGCCAGCATCAAGACAATTCCGGTTAACCTAGTCAACACATGAAAATCAGCTTATACTTGTATTAGAACCGTGGAAATAACAAAGTTTGTTATACCTGTTTGCAAGAAAAGTTGTGCATACGAGGCTCATTGAGAAGAAAACCAACCAAAATTACAAGTCCAGCTGGGATAGTCATCAAACCAAACACCCCCTATGAGGAAAAAGCTCTCATATTAAAAACCAATCAAAGAAGTACTTAAAAAAAGAGACTTTTCAGGTTGTAAGAAAAAGGTTTCTGTAGGCTAACCATAGGTCCTATAAGGTGAACAAAGATACCACTAATGGAGAATCCTAATAGTGCTCCAACAGAAGAACTAAAGGCACACAAACTTTGCATGTCAGCGGCAAGTGAAGGATGAGAGATACTGTTCTGTGCCACACAGGCATCAATGGTGACATCTGCTATTGCCACGCCGGCACTCCCAGCTGTTAATGACAAAAGGGCCAACACAAGATGCAGGTTCTCATGCAAAGATAACAAAAGCATGGAAATCACCCCTACAAAACCTGCAACCATATAAGAGAGTCTATAGTTCAGATTAATATGTTAGTGAAGCAATTTCTAAATCTCTTCTTCAATCCTAGCATCAAGCATTAATCCGTGGTCTGTGATAATGGACAGTGTAATCCCTAATAAGAAACTCAAAATTATAACTGTCTCCTTCTAAGGTTGTCTGAAGCAAAACAAACTTCATTCATGCTTAATAAAACATTGTATAAAAGTATGAGAAAAACTCCATCTTCGTAGAGATTGCATCAGTTTGGTACTTTGTCAATGATAAGATATACCAAGAGCTAAGTAAATACTTCAAATGATACCATCATAATGCCCATAGGTAGTTCATTATCCAGAGTAAGAAATGAAATGAATTCGTGTGCATCTGCACATGTTTTTAATCATCTTCTCAGACAAAGAACTTGACTTTTTGCACCTTGTTCTCAAAAAGGTGTCTTTAGACCGAATGGAATGGCCAATGATGGCTTCCTGAAATGAGAAGCTTATCCACAGATGCTAATGCAGTG is a window of Lotus japonicus ecotype B-129 chromosome 5, LjGifu_v1.2 DNA encoding:
- the LOC130718813 gene encoding L-type lectin-domain containing receptor kinase IX.1-like → MDELCISISFTTKPHLTMWVAPPHFLLLLLLLLTTTTTFPTTHSLSFNITNFDDDTTAIAYEGDGKSTNGSIDLNKVSYFFRVGRAISAQPLHLYDPTTKTLTDFTTRFTFTISAINKTSYGDGFAFYLAPLGYQIPPNSAGGTFGLFNATTNNNLPQNHVVAVEFDTFVGSTDPAVKHVGIDDNSLTSVAFAAFDIDRNLGKPCHVLITYDASSKTLFVAWSFKGRIENNNNDSGSPNSSLTYKIDLMQILPELVNVGFSASTGLSTEQNVIQAWEFSSTLNSTILDGSNGKSKSSHSRIVVVVAAAVGSIFLVLLGAVVGYLVVWKKRRGEFDGEGDEDGGLISVKFDLDKGTIPRRFDYKELVEATNGFADDRMLGRGGYGQVYKGVLSYLGRVVAVKRIFADFENSETVFINEVRIISRLIHRNLVQFIGWCHEEGEFLLVFEYMMNGSLDTHLFGNKKNLPWEVRYKVALGVAQALRYLHEDAEQCVLHRDIKSANVLLDNDFSTKLGDFGMAKLVDPRLRTQRTGVVGTYGYLAPEYINGGRASKESDMYSFGIVAMEIASGRRIFQDGDFHVPLLNWVWGLYVEGNVLDAADGRLNKEFDVNQMTSLLIVGLWCTHPNDKERPKAAEVIKVLQLEAPLPEIPLDMHDRLPHSGLRQGPRQPPPPPPNYSSQPPPITHSLVSVGTNSLVSVGR
- the LOC130718904 gene encoding probable folate-biopterin transporter 2; the encoded protein is MQEEENQEDPFVESVEENENEPKRRVWNCLCIPIHWFNMLSREMHWSFVFGVVVVYGISQGVGGAFATVGTKYYMKDVQKVQPSEAQVYSGITSIPWIVKPLWGLLTDVVPIFGFRRRPYFIFAGFVGVISMLLLSLHENLHLVLALLSLTAGSAGVAIADVTIDACVAQNSISHPSLAADMQSLCAFSSSVGALLGFSISGIFVHLIGPMGVFGLMTIPAGLVILVGFLLNEPRMHNFSCKQVNRNCLDAGKSMWNTLKSEDVWRPCLYMYLSLALSLNIFEGMFYWATDSKDGPAFSQESIGFIFSICSVGSLLGAILYQYALKDYAFRDVLFWTQLLYGLSGMFDLILVLRWNLKFGIPDYFFVVVVESIAQMTSRLKWMPMLVLSTKLCPSGIEGTFFALLMSIDNLGVLSASWGGGLVLHVLKITRTRFDNLWLAILIRNVLRITPLCLLFLVPRADPNSSILPSEIANSKVAVDTSETIDVELVSLVHSVDGK